The nucleotide window gccccggcgcccccggaCGCCCCCCAGCACGCCGGGTTCGGCCTGCGTACACCGGCATTAATTTTGGCCCGAGCCAACGAAAAACGGGTTCCTAAAGACGTGACTGTGCCGTTTTTTAGGCGTCGGTACGAGAAAAATGTCTGAGAAGGATTTGTTAGGGACGAGGCCGGAGATGCTCTAAGTTGCAGCTAGGTGCGTCAGCCTGCTCGAAGCTTTGTGCCGGGAACTGCATGGCCACAGCTCTTAAAAGGGAGAATCCCTCCACGTGGCCTTAGACTTTTCTTCGGTATTTCGCAGACCATGGGACAATTTCCTTCCATGTTATTACACGCCCAAAAAGAACAAAAGACCGGTCTGGTCGTCCCCCGTCCAGATCAGTCTTGGAAAATTCAACCACAACGATCTTCGCCAAAAACAAAACACAAGGACAACTTTGGGAGGGGATTTGTGGCACGCAGGGGCAGGAGCATGTTGATTGTGGGTCATCGATCTGCGTCAAGATTCGGAAATTTGTTTGTCTGATTCATGTATTCGCGCTCGTATAGCAGTACACACGTATCTGTAACGAAAAGCATTATACCTGTTTATGTGAGAACAAAAATTGATAATGGGATCATTTTTAGAAATCCTAAACGTTTTCTGAAAGGCATGATTTTTTTTGGCTTTCCCGAACATTTTTTGACATTGTGCACATTTTTGAGGTTGTGAGGTTTTTTTTAAATGAGAGCATATTTTGACATTATAAAACAAATTTTGAAAAGcaagagcatttcttcaaaatcCCGAACATTTTCAAATTaatgaacaaattttgaaaccCCAACAGTTTTTGAAATTTTCAGAAATAAAATGAAAGCACAATTTAAAGAAACATAAACATTttaagaaaaaatgaaaaaaaaagaaatgAAAGATGAAAAAGGGGGGAGatcaaaaagaataaaaaaatgaaaaggaacagaaaaaggaaagaaaaaagaaaccaGAAAAACGGTAAAAGGAAACATAGATGGCTGGGTGTGGTAAAGTGGGCCAGCCCAATTCTCGCGACGAAGGAGTTTTTTGGGCTGGCTCACTTTACCACACCAGCCGTCGTCAATCACAGTCTCTGCCTGAAGAAATCCCTCCTCTGGGCTCAGCGTCGTGCTCCGGCTCCGGCGATGAGCCCGACGTCCGCCGCCTCAAGAGCTTGCGGCGCGCTGAGATCCTTGGTGGAGGTTCGACAACGCCACAGCAAAGGGTTACATATGCGGATTCGCCGGCGTGGAGTGCTGGTCCGCCGACCAGAACAGGGTCTGGTCGCTGCGCCTCAGCGGCCTCGGGCTCCAAGTGTCGGGGCAGATCGGCGACGAGTCGAGTGGTTTTGGTTCGTCTTCTCCCGgaggcccccccccccccccccccccccccccacgttCTCCGCTTGCTCTGAAGCTTCGTCGTTCCGGGAATTCCTGGTGTTTGCCCTGAAGCCATCCATTCTGACACCTCCCTTCCGTGCGCTGGTGATTCGAGTGTGATTGAAGACCTGCTGCCGTCCAGGATTCAGTACTACTCCGTGGAAATTCTAGTGCTCTCAGGCGGCACTTGCTTGAAAAATACAGTATAAACCTGCAACAAATTCCACGCCAAGCGTCTGAGCCTTCAATTCTACCTCTGGCTTCGTCCTGGTAAGAAATTGTGCTCGGCTGACTAGCTGAACCCTGAGTACAAATTCTGAAGAAGAAAAAAACCATGTCCGCCATGACGACGTGGAATTTTGAGTCGATGCGGAGCAATGTTACACGCCAGCCTAAGAATCGGCGCTGAGTACAAATTGAAATCGATTGAGAAATACTACTGGGCATTTCTAAATTTGCACTCACGGTTCGGCTTATCGCAATTTTTATCCAAACACGACAATAAGTAAAACTCAACGCCAAACTCAGTAGATGCACAGCAGTAACGCTTCTTGATATATTAAGAATTTTCGACAGCGAAACATGCGTCAAGATGTCTTGCTCTGTTCGTTGTTACAATCATGCATAGATGATAGGTGTAGGAACTAATCCCAGTGTTACATTGAGTGTAAAAATACATCAATCCATGCAGGGCCAGCTCCTGCGTGCAGCAACGACGCTTGACAGGAACATGCACTCCGCTAAACCATCTCCAACTTGCAGTGCTTTGCTATCAGCTATCAGCATCCGGTGTACCTGACAGAAATGAGAAATGCGGTGCCGACTTCCGTCGTCGTTGCTGCACTAGGCATGCATCTTTGAGACCTTCTCGGATAGTCCGTCGACGGCTCCTTCTGTTTCCTCATAGATCGCGTCGTCATACTGAACAATAATAGAAACAAAGAGTCAGTGCTTGAATTCAACTTGCACCACCATCCTTTCTTATTTGTTGATAGTGCAGAGCTATGCCATGCCTAGTCGTTTGCAATAATCAATGAAGAATTCAGGTAGTACAGCACTAGTACCTCTGGCTGTTTATTCGGGTTGACAACGACGCACTTGGAAGCGCTAATGCTCGCGCTCTTGAGGTAGGTCCGCGAGCTCAAGCTGGTGGGGCTCAGACCATTCTGGCCAACACCGGGTGCATCCTGTGACTTTTGAGGGCTCACTGCACCATGGGCATCAGGCTCTGCACTCATCTCCTGATCACTAATATGCTGCTCATTATTACCGTCGTTCGATGCACCTACTCTCTGCCTGTTGCACACAAGTCAATGCAGAACTCAGCACAAATAACTGAATAACCGAGATCAGAGTAACAAGCTCGGCACTTCTAATTTCTGATGACTGCGGTGTTATATGTACCTTGGTAAAGAGGCATGCTTTCTTTGCAGCGGAGAACCTCGTTCTCCTTTGCTGTAATGCTCCTCCAGGTGTGCAAACTGCCGTTTAAAGCGGTCAACACCACTGCAGCGTCATAATAGCCCATATAAAGATATGTTAGCTGTGTATTTTATTAAGTCTGATAACTTGCATCAAAATTAAAGCAAGTCCGCGTTGCACACCTTGGATAGAGGAAGCTAATCTGGTCTCCACCTTTCATGTATTCCTCCAGCATCTGTGGATGGTACTCCAAAATCTGTTTGTTCTCATAACAAATAATCAATTATCAAGAGACATAAATATATTTATTAACACAAAATAGGAAACCCAAGCTATGCCTCCTTACCTCTCGATAGATCAATTCCCTAACATCATCTTTTGTAACCTTTCGTCTCTCAAACTCAAACTCGAGTTTCGAAATTGGATGCCTTGATGGCTCACGCTCCACATTGGCAAGAGATGCAAAATATGGGTCTGCTAAAGCCTGAAGAATTACAGACACGACAAAATTATAGCATACCAAGACACATATATGTGTTTGTGAAACTGTTAAACAAATGTAGATGAGTTTACCTCTTCAGCTGAAGGCCGGTCTTTAGGATCAAATGCAAGTAAACGACCCAGTAGGCGAACCGCCAATGGATCGGCATTAGGAAATTTCTGAGTCAAGGGTACAGGGTGTTTTTTCCGCATGCAACTTAAGTACCTCCTGGCCTTCTCATTTCGAATCTGCAATGGTCATAGACAGCTGTAAGTTATTACTCCTGTAACCTAATGTACCATTGCAAAATTTGCAGATGAAGGCCAGCATATATCACAAGAGATATAATTAGATGGGATTTGGGGAATTGCTCTAGCAGTCTACAATGCATTTTActtagggtgtgtttggtttcTATCACGAAGCGGAATGTCACGGGTCGGTTCCATCCCAAGGGCCCGTTCCTGTGTTTAGATTGGCGAAGGAACCAGAACCCACTAATTCCAGAGAACGGCATATTCCCTGTTTATGCCGAACCTGGGCGTTCCTCCGAATCGGCCGGACCACGCGGAACGCCTCACTCGCGCCTCTCTCCCCTTCTCCCCGACTCACCCACCTGGCGCCCCAGCCAACCACGACCTGtgccctcctctctccctcgatGGCCATGGCGGCGGCCGGAAGTGCAGCCTCGCCGGCGTCTCCCGCCCCTCGTCCTCCCCCACCCCGCACCTCGACCAAGGATCTGGCGGAAGAAGGAGGCGAGCACTCTGCTCCATGGCGGGAGATCCATCAGCGGAACGAGGCTTTTTTTTTTTTGCGCATAATCAGCGGAACGAGGCTGGGAGGCCACGCTGCCGCCGCACTCGCGCGTCACACTGGGAAACACCGCGCTGCCGCTCTTGACGGAGCAGAAGCTCCAAGCGCTGCCCCTGACGGAGTAGGCGATCCAAACGCCACCGTTCGTGAGGAGACACAAGTGTGCGTGTGGCGTGGTGACAGGAAGGCCGCCGCTGTTGATCTTCTGGATTGGAGGAGCAAGGCTGCGGTCAAGACTGGACTAGCAAGCTGCATTTTTTGCTTGTAGCAATCAGATCAGATGCAGACTTTGGTATTTGGGTAGTTCCTGATCTGGAATCCAATTCAGTTTATGGTGAGATGAATAAACCCATTTCATTCCATCTGACAAACCAAACATCAAAATGTAACCATTCCATTCCTTCGAATTGTCACTACCAAACACAAAGACGGAACCGACCCATTCTAATGGAATGAACCATGACATTCCATTCTACTTCCTTCCCGAACCAAACACACCCTTAAGGGTGCAGCAGGAATGAAATGCATTGTTTCACCTTGTTAGTGAAATGCAACATGTTTAAGTACCTTGTGAGTGAATGAAGCAAAAATAAGGGACAGGGAACAAACATACCCGAGATAAGGTTTCTGATGATGGAGTTCCAAGAAGATCTGTTATTATATCTAACTGGTGTACAACATTCTTCCCAGGAAAGAGTGGCCGTCCAGTGAGAAGCTCGGCAAATATGCATCCAATACTCCAAATATCAATAGCAGGAGTGTACTGCACAAAAATGGGCGCTTATCAGAACGATGGGACGAATCTGACACTTGCACAGAGAGTATACTAAGTCTCTACATGAATTTTACTAGTCTAATTTGCAACTGATTTAGTTAGTTTGCAGCTTGTTTTGACAGAAGAACTGGGTGTATGCACAATTACAATGAGAAATAACAACAAAAACTTGTTGTACTGTTTAATCATTAATTTTGTGTACTTTACTTAGTACAAGCTGTAGATTACAGAGTTttttaagaaaaataaaaatagcaataGGGATATATAAATGTAACACAATAAATATATTACAAATCCAAAGACAGCATCTGCACATATAGTGCTCCAAAAGCATTAATCTTGCTTGGATGAGACTTTATGAGTTCAGGAGTGAAGAACTCACTTTCGAGAAAAAGGAGCCACATAATTCAGGGGCTCTGTACCACCTTGTTGCTACATAATCCTTCACAAAGAAAAACAATGCAAAAAGTAAGAATTATAGTAAAATGTGAATTATGGCATACAATGACAAGCTCTTTACCGTCCAAAATATAGCTGAAGGAGCATCATTAAATGATACACGCGCAAGTCCAAAGTCACAAATTTTCAGTTTGCAGTCTGCGTTGGCCAGTATATTCTTGGGCTTCAGATCGCGATGAAATACATTAGCTGTGCCAAGATAAACAGCAAAATATGTCAGAATATGAACAGAAGTCCAATCACAATTTGATAAATCAACTCAAAGATTGTGCTAATAAATGGGCTAGCAGATCCATGGAGATTAGCATTCATTGACTTACCGCCATGGATGTACTTGAGAGCACGGAGAAGCTGGTAAAGGAAAAACTGGTAATGCTCCGCCGTGAGGTCATCATTAGCTCTGATGACCTGATGGAGATCCGACTCCATGAGCTCGAAAACAACATATATATCTTGGAACTCCCTCCGAGAAGGGGGGAGCATTATGTGCTTGATCTCCACCACGTCTGGATGACGTAGCAGCCGAAGGAGCTTGACCTCGCGGAGGATGCGTGTGGCATCCGAGACGTGCTCAAACACATCGTTGATCTTCTTAATCGCAACCCGCTCGCCGGTGCGGGTATCTATTGCAGCAGCAACTACTCCATAACTCCCCTTGCCAACAACTTCCTGGATTTGGTA belongs to Triticum urartu cultivar G1812 chromosome 7, Tu2.1, whole genome shotgun sequence and includes:
- the LOC125525291 gene encoding mitogen-activated protein kinase 12 isoform X1, translated to MGGGNGIVDGFRRLFHRRTPSGSVFGSSNQSSAGEDSSDAEAAEDLDLVGLRPIRVPKRKMPLPVESHKKNIMEKEFFTEYGEASQYQIQEVVGKGSYGVVAAAIDTRTGERVAIKKINDVFEHVSDATRILREVKLLRLLRHPDVVEIKHIMLPPSRREFQDIYVVFELMESDLHQVIRANDDLTAEHYQFFLYQLLRALKYIHGANVFHRDLKPKNILANADCKLKICDFGLARVSFNDAPSAIFWTDYVATRWYRAPELCGSFFSKYTPAIDIWSIGCIFAELLTGRPLFPGKNVVHQLDIITDLLGTPSSETLSRIRNEKARRYLSCMRKKHPVPLTQKFPNADPLAVRLLGRLLAFDPKDRPSAEEALADPYFASLANVEREPSRHPISKLEFEFERRKVTKDDVRELIYREILEYHPQMLEEYMKGGDQISFLYPSGVDRFKRQFAHLEEHYSKGERGSPLQRKHASLPRQRVGASNDGNNEQHISDQEMSAEPDAHGAVSPQKSQDAPGVGQNGLSPTSLSSRTYLKSASISASKCVVVNPNKQPEYDDAIYEETEGAVDGLSEKVSKMHA
- the LOC125525291 gene encoding mitogen-activated protein kinase 12 isoform X2; translation: MEKEFFTEYGEASQYQIQEVVGKGSYGVVAAAIDTRTGERVAIKKINDVFEHVSDATRILREVKLLRLLRHPDVVEIKHIMLPPSRREFQDIYVVFELMESDLHQVIRANDDLTAEHYQFFLYQLLRALKYIHGANVFHRDLKPKNILANADCKLKICDFGLARVSFNDAPSAIFWTDYVATRWYRAPELCGSFFSKYTPAIDIWSIGCIFAELLTGRPLFPGKNVVHQLDIITDLLGTPSSETLSRIRNEKARRYLSCMRKKHPVPLTQKFPNADPLAVRLLGRLLAFDPKDRPSAEEALADPYFASLANVEREPSRHPISKLEFEFERRKVTKDDVRELIYREILEYHPQMLEEYMKGGDQISFLYPSGVDRFKRQFAHLEEHYSKGERGSPLQRKHASLPRQRVGASNDGNNEQHISDQEMSAEPDAHGAVSPQKSQDAPGVGQNGLSPTSLSSRTYLKSASISASKCVVVNPNKQPEYDDAIYEETEGAVDGLSEKVSKMHA